TTAGTATAGTACCACGCAGATCCGGTGGAAGAGCATAAGCTATAAGGTTCAACTTGTCTAGACTTGCTTGATGCGTTTCAAAACTAAAACTAACTAAAACCGCAACACttattatgaatcggagggagtgttTGAACTAAAATCAGGACACTTACTATGGATCGGAGTAACCAAGTGAGTAGTATTCCCTCCTGCTAATTTTATGTTGCGCATAATTTTCCGTGCAAGTCAATATGTACAAACTTTGGCCaagaatatagataataatacaaaAAATTACTAtgccaaatgcatataatataaaaatatatttcatgacaatTCTACAAATATTACTATTGTGTAGTATATGTTTGTATTTTTTATCAATATAGATGATAAAACtttatgaagtttgactttgaccaaaccttATATGCAATGGGCAGGAGGGAGTATAATTGCTGACAATGGACATGTTCGACACGGAAAACAAGGAAGCTGCTATGGCGCATCACCATTCTTGATATACCGCCTTGCTAGGTCGATCATCATCAAAACGTGGGAGTATACAACATgttccatgtttttttttttccttcaaaaCAGTGTTTAGATGCCCTTTGGCTTTGGGTGTTTGTTTCTCAAATAACTTTTTTAATAATAGAAATCAAAATGAGCCATTGGTTGTTTTATGCCAAACATTGTTTTGACCAAAGTAATCTGACAGAGCTAATCATGGCAAGAAAAATGGTTATTTTTTGGGCTAGGATTTTTTTTCTACAACCTAGAAAGGGGATTTCACaatctagatttttttttcataatCTAGATCATTCAGCGGATTTCATTTTTTTTAGCATCATTCAGCGGATTTCAGAATCTAGGTTTGGTTTGGGACCAGTTACTCCAGCCCAGAACAAACCGTCCAAAGCCCACACCAACTCGCTCGCGTTATCCAGCCCAGCCCACAGCGCACCCCCCTCCTCCGACTAAAAACCGGAGCTGGAgaggccggccggccgaccgagTGAGCTGCGCAAGCACACGAGTCCACCCATGGACACCGCCGTCTTCTCCGCCGCCTCTCTCttcgacgacgacagcgacgacgacagccGGCGAGGTAAAGTAATCCGAGACCCCCGTACCCGCTCGCGCTACCTCCCACCATGTGCTCCTGTCTGACCGCCTGTTTCCTTCGCCCCCCTTTCGCGCGATTGAAGACCAGGCGCAGGTGGGCGCCGACGGGGAGAGCCAGGAGCAGGCGCTGGAGTACGAGGAGAGGCTCCACAAGTTCCCAGGCCTGGTAAATTTCCCAAAACCTAACTCTCCATCCTACCATCCTAAGCAGCCTGTGAGCAAGCAGATCGACCAGGAACATCATGTTTGGAAGCATGCTGAACCGCATGAGTAGACCTGGAATCTTTACATTACAGAAAGTAGGTGCCTGATCAGTATGCTTTGGAAAGTGTGTACATGAGTTACCATCTGAAATTGTAGCTGACTGCCTGACTGCCGACTGATTAAATTTAGCATGACCTTTTTATGGTGGTAACGGGTTAGTAATATGGACATCTGTTTATTCTTGTTCCTTAGATGGCTGTCAACCTTTGCAGTTTCTGTTGGGTGAAATGTTAGTAGCGCAAAGTGGTATATTCTACTAGTGCAAATGTTGGTAATGTATGGGTAAAGGATGTTGTGATTCTGTATCATGTAGTACTCCCCTCATGTCAGAATACATTGCATTGAGCTAGTAATATCAGTTTCGTATTATAGATGCTTGTAAATTTGTCTATACTAATTGTCAAACCTTAAAATGTTTGAGTGATAGATACAGATTCTGGAACTTGTATTGTGAGGGGGTTTATTAGTCTATATTGTTTTATAATGTGCAAAAACGTTtctcatgagcatgagcatgagcattatTGATTATGTTAAGGATCCATGAATATTGGTTGCTGATTGGAGGCAAAATGTTGTTGTCTGAACTAGTAGCTGAAATATTGTAGGGTCTTCTAATTTTTGCAAGCAAAGTTATACAAGTGAAGTCGGAAGCTGAAAACAATACTGCACCTCTCTTCCATGTTGCTCACCATTACGAAAAAATGTTGTGTAGGACTTGAGCATCAGAGAATTTTCATGTCATCAGCTAAATGCCAATCTGCTATGGCCTGGGACATTTTTCTTTGCTGACTGGCTAGTTAAGAATCCATCAATCCTTGATGGTCAACGAATCCTGGAACTAGGAAGGTACGAAAATTATGTTTTGACGTAGTTTATCTGGTGCATGCTATATTTGTAATTGATGTCCAAAAGGCTATTATATTGTTTGATTATAAGAGAAATTACTAAATCAGTGTACTATAAATTATAGCTGAACTTGTTTTTGCATGTGTGTGGCTTGTATTGTGTTTCATCATAATTATATGGCCTCAACTTGTTTATTGTTAGTACTTGAGCATATGTTGAGCTTATATCATACTGTCAAGACTTAGCAGTACGAAACATGATGTCTATCTAGTATCTATCTCTATTcggaaaaaaaaaaaatctagtatCTATCACCCGTCAAGAAGAAGATAGTTTTTGTAGCACTTTCCATTTAAAAAATGTATGGTTCCTTGTTAAAGTATGTGATACCGTCCTTTTCTAAGACTCAATATGTTGATAGACTATATATAATAAATGATTTAGTGTGTTTTAGTGGAACAGGGGCTTTAGCCATTTTCCTACGGAAAACATATGGAGTGGATATTACGACTTCTGATTATGACGACAAGGACATTGAAGAAAATATAGCTCACAACTGCAGAGTTAATAATTTGGATCTGCTACCTCACATCCGACGTAAGAAAACCATAAACTTATCTATTTTTAGTAAATAACACTTTATATGCACCGCTCGAAAGGGGAGAACTACGGGTTGATACTTTTCTTTACTCAGACACCTGGGGAGATCCGTTTCCCGTCCCCCGCCCCGATTGGAACATTGTGATCGCCAGTGATATTCTACTATGTAAGTGCATACCATGTTTTCTGCCAATCATATGTCATACGATTCCAGTTCACTGACATGGTACACCGTGTGGCTCTGTAGATGTTAAGCAGTACCCAAACCTGATAAAGACGCTATCGTTCCTTCTGAAAGAATCCGATCTTAACGCGCAGAGAGATGGCTGTACAAACATTACAACTAAATCAGGTACTTCTCGAACATTTAACTGGTACAGTGGCAATGCAAGAATGTGTTTTAGTGAATGTTTTGTAATCCCACTGGCAGGAGAAGAAGTGGTGGTGACGTACCCCATGTTTCTGATGAGTTGGCGTAGAAGGATCGGCAAGGACCAATCGATTTTCTTTGAAGGATGCGAAAAGGCAGGCCTCGAAGTGCAGCATCTGGGTGACCTTGTGTACCTCATCAGCAAGAAGAACTGAATCTTCGGTTACGCTAGGGGGGAACAAGAAAGGAAACATAAGGTTTCTGAGCACGGTTTTGTATGGTTTTTTGTTTTCCCTGGACATCATTTTCGTCCGGAATGTATCGCACTACCATGAGATTAGTATGCAAATGGGTTGAGACCTTTGGAAGCATCATCTGATGATGAGAAAGAGCCAGTATTCTGGTGTTTGTATAATTGTACTGTTGCCTTGTGCAATGTTTTGTTTGTTGCTGCTCTGGTTCTGTTGAGATGAAGTTTTCTGAAATCTTGACCAGTTCTGCCAAAGCTGAACTTTCTCCATGGACAAGGGGCGTCTGGTCTTGGGCCAGGCCCGGTAGACGCGGGAGAATGTGGACTCGGCCTCTGTAACCTGTGTCTCCCCTACCGCGTGGAGGCCAACTCTCTCTTTCCTCCCCATATCTCTCTCGCCCGACCTAGCTGGAAGGAGCCcggctgcccctccgtcgcccgcCCCGCTCCCCCACCCGCTCCCCCGGTGGACGGCGCTCCGGCCGGCCGGCGCGCCTCCTGCTCCGCCGAGGTACTCCCCCACGATTATCCCCTCCCCCATGCACGTCTACGCCCGCTTTTGCTTTTCCGTTCTCGCCAAATTGATGCGCTGGATCTGagctgctgccgccgccccggccgcccAATTCCGGGGGAAACTCGGAGGCGAGACCGCGACGCATCGGTGGTGATTGCCGGATGCTTGCTGCTTGCCCCCCTGGGTTGAACGTTGGGCGGGAATTGGGTTGTGGCGGAAGCTTGGATTGCTCAAGGAATTGGCTGGCGCCTCTGTTTGCTTGCTTAGGGAATTGCGGTGGCGGTGATCTCGGCAATTATGCTACGCTAGTGCTGCGCCCACCATACAATTTGCATACAACATAGGATTCTCTGTGTAGCACTTCTGGTTTATTCCCTTTTGTTGTTCAAGCATCGATGCTCATTTCTTACTCGGCGTCGACCCGCGCTCGCCTTTCTCTTGACGGCCCGCTGCGGAGCTACTGGTCTGTGCTTGCTTTGGGCACCTGTAAGTTATACTAGTACGGAAAATCCTCAAATCAAGTCTAGCCAAATCCATGCGCAGGAAATTTTAACTTGTTTAGTAAATTCTAGAATATCCTATGATAATATGTAGCCTTAGAGCCCCCTACCGATGCTTTTATCCTTGGTTTAATTCCTTTCGTTGGTGACCGTGGTTGTATTGGAACTCCGAGCATCGGCATTCATTTCTTATTCCTTGGTGTTCAACCGTGATCGTCTCTCTTAACGGTTCACTGCAGAGCTATTGATCTACTCTGCGTTGAACAACTTAGTTCTACTGCTAGGTAAATTCATAAAATTAAGGCCAGCCAGATCCATACACAGGAAGCTATCTAAGGAGAAAAGCTCAGTTGAGGTACTAGGTCCTTAAATGCCTAAACCAGAAGCGCCGTTCCAAGAAATAGCAGgtccaaaaggaaaaaaaaaatagccAATGAGTCACTCTGTTTAGAGTTGTGATGAAATTGTAGGCACTATAGCTTGATATTCTCGGCTGTTGTgattattttttttatttgccaATATTGATCATATCATATTACTCTGATGATCTAAAAATTTAATATCTATATCAACATATTTCACCAAGGTAGCTAACTAATGAACTATCATCCTACAAAAAGACTCATGGAATTATGATAGTTCGTACTGTCCAATTGTCCATGTCCAGTTGGGCTCTGCATGGACATTATATGTATTTGTCCTTTGTGTTCGTTATTGATTTGTAGAATATCTTACCAGCCTTAGGGCCTTGTTACCAAGTGTATGCCCGCACCACCTTAGGTCAGCTTGTGGGAGGATAAGATGATGCCCTAAATCTGATGTGATATCTTTACCCCTTTTACCCACTTTTGTACAGTAGAAGATGGGCTGTACAAATAAGGATATAATGTCTGACTCTGGCCACTCCTTCCATGTTAACTTCGTTGAACTGTGCAGCTTCTCATGTGTTAGTTTCTTATGATTCTCGAGTTAGCATTCCAGTGAGTCCCGAGTTGTTTTGCTGAAGCATCATCCTAAAAACCGGTCCCTTTAACTTCTGCTCTTTCATAGAATTCGATCGGTATCTAAAATTATTGTCTGGTGGGCAGTTTAATTTTAGGCGAACATAAGGACTGAAAATGGATGAAAATTGGGTAGAAGACTCGAAACGTAGTTCTGCTGCGGCATCATTCTCTGGGTCGGTCCCTAGTCAAACCACTTCACCAAGAAGATTGAGGCAAAGGTAATTAGTTCTTCATTCTATTGTTATCTATTTGCATTTTTGGCTAGACAAGTTAGCCGCTCGCACAAGAATTTAAACAAATACGAACTAGTAGTTTTATTGAGAGCAAGCGTCAGTTCATTTGCTAAAAGAAGTTGCATGTTGTGGATCATCGTATATGTTCAGTTCTGTAACTTCTGATTGTATGTCGTGAACCAATGTTTCACGAATGTGCAATATTTGACATAGGAACAGAGGCGAGTTTACTGAGTTTGTGGTCACTTCAGAGTTTCGTTCGTTTTTATCTTTTTAATGATTAATTTCTAGCAATTTTCACTATTAGACAAAAATTACTATGGAACAATATATATAAGATTCCAGGAAATCATCAGAAGATTAGCACAATAGGTGCTGGCATGGTGTGAGGCCGCTGACTCTATTGAAaacaaaatcagaaaaaaaagagTGCTAACCCTACATGCTTCTCAGTCAGATGAACTGCTGTCAAGTATCCAATTTGGCAGAAATGTCAAAAGTGGCTAGTGTCACAAATTGGTGTTAGTATTTTTGGAACTATTTTCATGCTATGGCATAAGAATTTATGCTTAGCAAAGTTTAGTGCAATACTGGTCTTAAATGTCACCAGAGTAAAAGCCTGGTTTTGTGACCTAGGAACTTGCACATTTGCTAATGTCAGACTCATGAGAATAGATGCCCTGCTAGGCATCTATCCTTTTCAAAAGGTGGCTTAGTTGCTAATGTCGACCTATGATTTTACCTCCAGCATTGTTAATGGCACTGTATTTTGCTGCTAGTGTCATTGGATATGGCCTGCTAGGGTGATCATGATGCTATTCTACATCGCTCCTGTAATCAAttttatgaaaaaaaaaactgcattaGACCTTTTTGTGAATATTGTTGCAAGGATCACTTTGATAAAGTTCGCTGGTAGTATTGTATTAACATTGCCACTTATTTAATATAACCTTTGCATTGTCCATATTATCAGAAACATATTTCATCTATTAAGTCACCGGGAGGTGTCTCCTCGAACAAAACACCAAGCTAAAAGGCATTGGAATAAGCCTCCTACTAGCGGCGCTGGTTTCACAGAGTTAAGATACTTGGGAACAGATGCTAAACATGATTTATTTTCGTGGTAAGGAATCTCTCTTTTCACCTAAATGTTTCTGTATTGAGTCCGGGGCTGCAAACTTATATGTACGATCTGACTTCTGTCCACTGTCTGATGTTTCTAAACTTACCGGGCACAGGGCAGAATCACAATCCTTGCATCGTTGGTCTGCAAAGTATTGCCCTCTTATGCCACCCCCTAGGTCAACTATTGCAGCTGCATTCAGTTCGGATGGGAAAACGCTTGCATCCACACAGTAAGTTTGTTGACTAGCTGAATATATGAACTAAACATAGTTATGTGAACTAACTCTCTTTTCTCCAGTGGTGACCATACTGTTAAAATAATCGACTGCCAAACTGGGAAATGTTTGAAAGTATTGGGTGGGCATCGACGCACACCTTGGGTGGTATGTTCTTCCTTGACTGGCACAATTTCGTAGCGTGTTCTGATAGGGATTAAGCTACTGAATATAGGGCCCTAATAGCGGTGTGGTAAAGTGTTTTATAATCATTCAGCCAAGAAGTACCACTTTGACATTTTCATGCCTGTATTGCATATTCTCCACTTAACCACATACTTCTGGAGTCTAT
The Lolium rigidum isolate FL_2022 unplaced genomic scaffold, APGP_CSIRO_Lrig_0.1 contig_13061_1, whole genome shotgun sequence DNA segment above includes these coding regions:
- the LOC124680344 gene encoding EEF1A lysine methyltransferase 3; its protein translation is MDTAVFSAASLFDDDSDDDSRRDQAQVGADGESQEQALEYEERLHKFPGLDLSIREFSCHQLNANLLWPGTFFFADWLVKNPSILDGQRILELGSGTGALAIFLRKTYGVDITTSDYDDKDIEENIAHNCRVNNLDLLPHIRHTWGDPFPVPRPDWNIVIASDILLYVKQYPNLIKTLSFLLKESDLNAQRDGCTNITTKSGEEVVVTYPMFLMSWRRRIGKDQSIFFEGCEKAGLEVQHLGDLVYLISKKN